A region from the Sandaracinus amylolyticus genome encodes:
- a CDS encoding acyltransferase family protein: protein MAAVPEVTKPARVQGIDVARGIASMLMVQGHAFDAWTSPEARETTWYAIERVFLQTLALPAFLVLAGASLALRVEAAAVKGERAADVRRAVLSRALQIVVVGYALNAFSAIVDGSEGIVTWLRADVLHVIGLSLASLALAIRGERVRAEVVTRVAIGIAIVPIVICPWVTRWSRTVEGPIGWVLGLFADVPGITRMPWIPLASWAAIGFLVARAMIVRNRDVRSAAGAPTSFVIAMGVTASVVIVAGTWAQHALVDALGGPLDRAHVAVIANAVQLVARGILVLAVGALIAPRLPERVRWAVVVMGQGSLWAYAFHVPLCYGRFAEVSRLREGLSIGACALAATLLVIASWGAAGLKRIKDRRWANS, encoded by the coding sequence GTGGCTGCTGTACCCGAGGTGACGAAGCCCGCGCGCGTGCAGGGCATCGACGTCGCTCGCGGGATCGCGTCGATGTTGATGGTGCAGGGGCACGCTTTCGACGCATGGACCTCGCCCGAGGCGCGCGAGACGACGTGGTACGCGATCGAGCGCGTCTTCCTGCAGACCCTCGCGCTCCCGGCGTTCCTCGTGCTCGCGGGCGCGTCGCTCGCGCTGCGGGTCGAGGCCGCGGCCGTGAAGGGCGAGCGCGCCGCGGACGTGCGTCGCGCGGTGCTGTCGCGCGCGCTGCAGATCGTCGTGGTGGGCTACGCGCTCAATGCGTTCTCCGCGATCGTCGACGGCTCCGAAGGGATCGTCACGTGGCTGCGCGCGGACGTGCTCCACGTCATCGGGCTCTCGCTCGCGTCGCTCGCGCTCGCGATCCGCGGTGAGCGGGTGCGCGCGGAGGTGGTGACGCGCGTCGCGATCGGGATCGCGATCGTGCCGATCGTGATCTGTCCGTGGGTGACGCGGTGGTCGCGCACCGTCGAGGGGCCGATCGGCTGGGTGCTCGGGCTCTTCGCCGACGTGCCGGGGATCACGCGGATGCCGTGGATCCCGCTCGCGTCGTGGGCCGCGATCGGGTTCCTCGTCGCGCGCGCGATGATCGTGCGCAACCGCGACGTGAGGAGCGCCGCGGGGGCGCCGACATCCTTCGTGATCGCGATGGGCGTGACCGCGAGCGTCGTGATCGTCGCGGGGACGTGGGCGCAGCACGCGCTCGTCGACGCGCTCGGGGGACCGCTCGATCGCGCGCACGTCGCGGTGATCGCGAACGCGGTGCAGCTCGTCGCGCGCGGCATCCTGGTGCTCGCGGTCGGTGCGCTGATCGCGCCGCGCTTGCCCGAGCGTGTGCGCTGGGCCGTGGTGGTGATGGGGCAGGGGTCGCTGTGGGCGTACGCGTTCCACGTGCCGCTCTGCTACGGGCGCTTCGCCGAGGTCTCGCGGCTGCGCGAAGGGCTCTCGATCGGTGCGTGCGCGCTCGCCGCGACGCTCTTGGTGATCGCCAGCTGGGGCGCCGCAGGTCTCAAGCGAATCAAGGATCGACGGTGGGCGAATTCGTGA
- the atpB gene encoding F0F1 ATP synthase subunit A, translating into MPHGESWFTLAFRGTTLWDNVVNLVMVINNLMTGESDSILANETGHVGHVFGALFILLLIAVIAFVANTKVKDTKAAIVPEDRLTPRTFVELFVGAAYSMMSDIMGPKPARYFLPLIGTCAFFILFSNLLGLVPGFTPPTDNLNTTLAMALVIFLATHVYGIKENGFNHVKHLFGPIVAWYALPLMLLMFCIEVISHIARPISLSIRLMANMVADHLVVGAFLTVFAFLVPVPVMVLGTLVCIVQTLVFCILSTVYIGLAIQHDEGHH; encoded by the coding sequence ATGCCGCACGGCGAGTCGTGGTTCACGCTGGCGTTCCGAGGGACGACGCTCTGGGACAACGTCGTCAACCTCGTCATGGTCATCAACAACCTGATGACGGGCGAGAGTGACTCGATCCTCGCGAACGAGACCGGTCACGTCGGTCACGTGTTCGGCGCGCTCTTCATCCTCCTGCTCATCGCGGTGATCGCGTTCGTCGCGAACACGAAGGTGAAGGACACGAAGGCGGCCATCGTGCCGGAGGACCGGCTCACGCCGCGCACCTTCGTCGAGCTCTTCGTGGGCGCGGCCTACTCGATGATGTCGGACATCATGGGGCCGAAGCCGGCGCGCTACTTCCTGCCGCTGATCGGCACCTGCGCGTTCTTCATCCTCTTCTCGAACCTGCTCGGTCTCGTCCCCGGCTTCACGCCGCCGACCGACAACCTGAACACGACGCTCGCGATGGCGCTCGTCATCTTCCTCGCGACGCACGTCTACGGCATCAAGGAGAACGGCTTCAACCACGTGAAGCACCTCTTCGGGCCGATCGTCGCGTGGTACGCGCTGCCGCTGATGCTCCTGATGTTCTGCATCGAGGTCATCAGCCACATCGCGCGCCCCATCTCGCTCTCGATTCGTCTCATGGCGAACATGGTCGCCGACCACCTGGTCGTCGGCGCGTTCCTCACCGTGTTCGCGTTCCTCGTTCCCGTGCCCGTCATGGTGCTCGGAACGCTCGTCTGCATCGTGCAGACGCTGGTGTTCTGCATCCTCTCGACGGTCTACATCGGCCTCGCGATCCAGCACGACGAAGGCCACCACTGA
- a CDS encoding response regulator: MSKVKIMIVDDSPLIIEVVGSVLRGAGYEVVARSVAVGASAAILRERPALVLMDVSMPLVTGTEISQSLRGSRTTHDSVIVLHSDRPADELVTLVKECGADGFVRKTGNPRELLAEVSRWLAHGARKARGRAAGVLVAASSATQALVRDAIGTRATVQATDSGTEALRVLYARDALRSVVLGSALRDLSAATLWRKALEVDARLRGRIVVVDEGGREERVWPPDVVWWTRADRVERLVEALALDGVEG; this comes from the coding sequence ATGAGCAAGGTGAAGATCATGATCGTCGATGACAGCCCGCTGATCATCGAGGTCGTGGGATCGGTGCTGCGCGGCGCAGGGTACGAGGTCGTCGCGCGATCGGTCGCGGTCGGAGCGAGCGCCGCGATCTTACGAGAGCGACCCGCGTTGGTGCTGATGGACGTCTCGATGCCGCTCGTGACGGGCACCGAGATATCGCAGTCACTCCGCGGTAGCCGCACGACACACGACAGCGTGATCGTGTTGCACTCGGATCGTCCGGCGGACGAGCTCGTCACGCTCGTGAAGGAGTGCGGGGCCGACGGCTTCGTGCGCAAGACGGGCAACCCGCGCGAGCTGCTCGCGGAGGTGTCGCGCTGGCTCGCGCACGGTGCGCGCAAGGCGCGCGGGCGCGCGGCCGGTGTGCTCGTCGCGGCGAGCAGCGCGACGCAGGCGCTGGTGCGTGACGCGATCGGCACGCGCGCGACGGTGCAGGCGACGGACTCGGGGACCGAGGCGCTGCGCGTGCTCTACGCGCGTGATGCGCTGCGCAGCGTCGTGCTCGGGAGCGCGCTGCGCGATCTCAGCGCGGCGACGTTGTGGCGCAAGGCGCTCGAGGTCGACGCGCGGCTGCGCGGGCGCATCGTCGTCGTCGACGAAGGAGGGCGCGAGGAGCGCGTGTGGCCGCCCGACGTGGTGTGGTGGACGCGCGCGGATCGTGTGGAGCGACTGGTCGAGGCGCTCGCGCTCGACGGCGTCGAGGGCTGA
- a CDS encoding exo-beta-N-acetylmuramidase NamZ domain-containing protein: MTRTGLERVARGEVTSLRGRRVGLVAHPASVTSTFEHASSVLTRAGAEIVAYFGPEHGFGGEAQDMIGVGDARAPDGAPIHTLYGDSFASLSPTPAQLAGIDALVIDLQDVGSRYYTFVWTAALCLEAASALGITTVILDRPNPLGGVVMEGAPQRAGYRSFVGLHDVPVRHAMTIGEIVTMVASLRGIDALEVVTMDGWDATRGWELPWVLPSPNMPTLDTARVYPGGCLIEGTNLSEGRGTTRPFEIFGAPFVDGRALARDVVIEGAVLRPLTFSPTFHKHAKMVCGGVQVHVTDEARFAPYAAYVRMLAAIARAHRGDFAWRTERYEFVDHVPAIDLLCGGPEVREAIDAGADVDAILDAERDAVARFGEERRAWLLYPR; this comes from the coding sequence GTGACGCGCACCGGGCTGGAGCGCGTCGCGCGCGGAGAGGTGACGTCGCTGCGCGGGCGGCGCGTCGGGCTCGTCGCGCATCCGGCGAGCGTGACGTCGACGTTCGAGCATGCGTCGAGCGTGCTGACGCGCGCAGGCGCGGAGATCGTCGCGTACTTCGGGCCGGAGCACGGCTTCGGCGGCGAGGCGCAGGACATGATCGGCGTGGGTGATGCGCGCGCGCCGGACGGTGCGCCGATCCACACGCTCTACGGGGACAGCTTCGCGTCGCTCTCGCCGACGCCGGCGCAGCTCGCGGGCATCGACGCGCTCGTCATCGATCTGCAGGACGTCGGGAGTCGCTACTACACGTTCGTGTGGACCGCGGCGCTGTGTCTCGAGGCCGCGAGCGCGCTCGGGATCACGACGGTGATCCTCGATCGTCCCAACCCGCTCGGCGGCGTCGTGATGGAGGGCGCGCCGCAGCGCGCGGGATATCGCTCGTTCGTGGGCCTCCACGACGTGCCGGTGCGGCACGCGATGACGATCGGTGAGATCGTCACGATGGTCGCGTCGCTGCGCGGCATCGACGCGCTCGAGGTCGTGACGATGGACGGCTGGGACGCGACGCGCGGGTGGGAGCTGCCGTGGGTGCTGCCGTCGCCGAACATGCCGACGCTCGACACCGCGCGCGTGTATCCCGGTGGCTGTCTGATCGAGGGCACGAACCTCAGCGAAGGGCGCGGGACGACGCGGCCGTTCGAGATCTTCGGCGCGCCGTTCGTGGACGGGCGCGCGCTCGCGCGCGACGTGGTGATCGAGGGCGCGGTCCTGCGCCCGCTGACGTTCTCGCCGACGTTCCACAAGCACGCGAAGATGGTGTGCGGCGGCGTGCAGGTGCACGTGACCGACGAGGCGCGCTTCGCGCCGTACGCGGCGTACGTGCGGATGCTCGCCGCGATCGCGCGCGCCCATCGCGGGGACTTCGCGTGGCGCACCGAGCGCTACGAGTTCGTCGATCACGTGCCGGCGATCGATCTGCTGTGCGGTGGGCCCGAGGTGCGCGAGGCGATCGACGCGGGCGCCGATGTCGACGCGATCCTCGACGCGGAGCGCGATGCGGTGGCGCGCTTCGGCGAGGAGCGCCGCGCGTGGCTGCTGTACCCGAGGTGA
- the pyrR gene encoding bifunctional pyr operon transcriptional regulator/uracil phosphoribosyltransferase PyrR produces the protein MQPGETVMDAESIARTVRRLAHEIVERAGGTERLALVGVRRGGVPIAERVARAIEEAEKRVVPVGSVEIALYRDDAATALPDPKIGPSRIDFDVNAREVVLIDDVMQTGRTIRAAIDCLLDYGRPRRVWLAVLLDRGGRELPIAPDFVGRVVQVPDGARLEVKLDDVGFERAICVRSATT, from the coding sequence ATGCAGCCGGGCGAGACCGTCATGGACGCGGAGTCGATCGCGCGGACGGTGCGTCGGCTCGCGCACGAGATCGTCGAGCGCGCCGGGGGAACCGAGCGGCTCGCGCTGGTCGGCGTGCGACGAGGCGGCGTGCCGATCGCGGAGCGCGTCGCGCGTGCGATCGAAGAGGCCGAGAAGCGCGTGGTGCCGGTGGGCAGCGTCGAGATCGCGCTCTATCGCGACGACGCCGCGACCGCGCTGCCCGACCCGAAGATCGGTCCGAGCCGGATCGACTTCGACGTGAACGCACGCGAGGTCGTGCTGATCGACGACGTGATGCAGACGGGCCGCACGATCCGCGCGGCGATCGACTGCCTGCTCGACTACGGAAGGCCGCGCCGGGTGTGGCTCGCGGTGCTGCTCGATCGCGGCGGGCGCGAGCTGCCGATCGCGCCCGACTTCGTGGGCCGCGTGGTCCAGGTGCCCGATGGCGCGCGCCTCGAGGTGAAGCTCGACGACGTCGGGTTCGAGCGTGCGATCTGCGTGAGGAGCGCGACGACGTGA
- a CDS encoding cytochrome c maturation protein CcmE codes for MDARDETEDLLERAKAGADAPVAVSPRGDAPGEKPTPAWVRVVALATVFAVGAGAVGWLLSGEDTFVYSETIEEVVAEPSEHLGRTLRVEGALTNGSVQFREEPCEWRFVLESGERRMPVEFPQCVVPDTFRDGMGISVTVEGRLREDGSFLASQVIPKCPSRYEMDQRQQAGEAMPHAAPPETSAVGMPRPPS; via the coding sequence ATGGACGCCCGCGACGAGACCGAGGACCTGCTCGAGCGTGCGAAGGCCGGCGCCGATGCGCCCGTGGCGGTGTCTCCGCGCGGCGACGCACCCGGCGAGAAGCCGACGCCCGCGTGGGTGCGCGTCGTGGCGCTCGCCACGGTGTTCGCGGTCGGCGCGGGCGCGGTCGGGTGGCTGCTGAGCGGCGAGGACACGTTCGTGTACTCGGAGACGATCGAAGAGGTCGTCGCCGAGCCGAGCGAGCACCTGGGTCGCACGCTGCGCGTCGAGGGCGCCCTGACGAACGGCTCGGTGCAGTTCCGCGAGGAGCCGTGCGAGTGGCGCTTCGTGCTCGAGAGCGGCGAGCGCCGGATGCCCGTCGAGTTCCCGCAGTGCGTGGTGCCCGACACGTTCCGCGACGGCATGGGGATCTCGGTGACGGTCGAAGGGCGCCTGCGCGAGGACGGCTCGTTCCTCGCGAGCCAGGTGATCCCGAAGTGCCCGTCGCGCTACGAGATGGACCAGCGGCAGCAGGCCGGTGAGGCGATGCCGCACGCGGCGCCGCCGGAGACGTCGGCGGTCGGGATGCCGCGACCCCCGTCGTGA
- a CDS encoding aspartate carbamoyltransferase catalytic subunit → MTRPFRHTHLLGIEGLEASDVAQILDAAEVFYEVSRRPVRKVPTLRGKSVINLFFEASTRTRTSFELAGKRLSADVVNISTSTSSVTKGETLLDTVQTLQAMHPDVVVIRHSASGAPHYVSERVGCSIVNAGDGAHEHPTQALLDAFTIRRAKGTLSKLVVTICGDVAHSRVARSNALLLRLFGSEVRVVGPRTLMPSEVESLGVKVFDRLEPALEGADVVMVLRIQRERLEGALLPSMREYSRTFGISPRTLGYAKPDAIVMHPGPMNRGVEISPEVADHARSAILDQVEAGVAVRMAVLYLLAGEAGAGPGTQG, encoded by the coding sequence GTGACGAGGCCGTTCAGGCACACGCATCTGCTGGGGATCGAAGGGCTCGAGGCGAGCGACGTCGCGCAGATCCTCGATGCGGCCGAGGTGTTCTACGAGGTGTCGCGGCGCCCGGTGCGCAAGGTTCCGACGCTGCGCGGCAAGAGCGTCATCAACCTGTTCTTCGAGGCGAGCACGCGGACGCGCACGAGCTTCGAGCTCGCGGGCAAGCGACTCAGCGCGGACGTCGTGAACATCTCGACGTCGACGTCGAGCGTGACGAAGGGCGAGACGCTGCTCGACACGGTGCAGACGCTGCAGGCGATGCACCCCGACGTCGTCGTGATCCGGCACTCCGCGTCGGGCGCGCCGCACTACGTCAGCGAGCGCGTCGGGTGCAGCATCGTCAACGCGGGCGACGGCGCGCACGAGCACCCCACGCAGGCGCTGCTCGACGCGTTCACGATCCGCCGCGCGAAGGGCACGCTGTCGAAGCTGGTCGTGACGATCTGCGGGGACGTCGCGCACTCGCGCGTCGCGCGCAGCAACGCGCTCCTCCTGCGGCTCTTCGGGAGCGAGGTGCGCGTGGTCGGGCCGCGCACGCTGATGCCCAGCGAGGTCGAATCGTTGGGGGTCAAAGTATTCGATCGGCTCGAGCCCGCGCTCGAAGGCGCCGACGTCGTGATGGTGCTCCGCATCCAGCGCGAGCGGCTCGAGGGCGCGCTCCTCCCGAGCATGCGCGAGTACAGCCGCACGTTCGGCATCTCGCCGCGCACGCTGGGCTACGCGAAGCCGGACGCGATCGTCATGCACCCCGGGCCGATGAACCGCGGCGTCGAGATCTCGCCGGAGGTCGCGGATCACGCGCGCAGCGCGATCCTCGATCAGGTCGAGGCCGGCGTCGCGGTGCGCATGGCGGTGCTCTATCTGCTCGCGGGTGAAGCGGGCGCCGGCCCGGGCACGCAGGGGTGA
- a CDS encoding ATP synthase F0 subunit C — MKKNLLGLTTFLSILAITSTAFAQDAGTNQYDVQMWKAIAAGFAISIAALGGALGQGRAAAAALEGIARNPNASGKLFVPMILGLALIESLVIYALLIAGGFIGPLGG, encoded by the coding sequence ATGAAGAAGAATCTGCTCGGTCTCACCACGTTCCTGTCCATCCTCGCGATCACCTCGACGGCGTTCGCGCAGGACGCGGGGACCAACCAGTACGACGTCCAGATGTGGAAGGCGATCGCGGCGGGCTTCGCGATCTCGATCGCGGCGCTCGGCGGCGCGCTCGGTCAGGGCCGCGCGGCGGCGGCGGCGCTCGAGGGCATCGCGCGCAACCCGAACGCGTCGGGCAAGCTGTTCGTCCCGATGATCCTCGGCCTCGCCCTCATCGAGTCGCTCGTGATCTACGCCCTCCTCATCGCGGGCGGCTTCATCGGGCCGCTCGGCGGGTGA
- a CDS encoding PilZ domain-containing protein yields MPEQRRQRRYDLRRRLWCEGERYTVALQTVNASEGGVQLRTSIPPPPGTKLRISLEEPGRGRVVIDAEVVWAQAGRGRGAMGLRFVQFCEGRDVWSGLLHDLDGTPKTAE; encoded by the coding sequence ATGCCCGAACAACGTCGCCAGCGTCGCTACGACCTCCGTCGCCGCCTTTGGTGCGAGGGGGAGCGCTACACCGTCGCGCTGCAGACGGTGAACGCGAGCGAGGGCGGCGTGCAGCTGCGGACGTCGATCCCCCCACCGCCGGGGACGAAGCTGCGCATCTCGCTCGAGGAGCCGGGACGCGGCCGCGTGGTGATCGACGCCGAGGTCGTGTGGGCGCAGGCGGGGCGCGGGCGCGGCGCGATGGGCCTGCGTTTCGTGCAGTTCTGCGAGGGACGCGACGTCTGGAGCGGGCTCCTCCACGACCTCGACGGCACGCCGAAGACGGCGGAGTAG